One genomic region from Halobacteriovoraceae bacterium encodes:
- a CDS encoding AraC family transcriptional regulator: MRRKKLTLNVSTRSVIELLEEEGIDVSPLLDKVGLTRQVVFKEGGYLPTDCVLEFGELARQISHDPLLHLHADQRIPLGAYQALEYVIATSETLGEGFKKLAEFIHLANTSTLMKIQERSDHYSIQLEYHERQDLIPPTLVEYIFCSSSKRIQSMIDNWAPASIHFRHRPRAPIEEYEKIMNAKVKFEQNINEIVVLKSDWTRKMKRADSNLGTILVQYLTNLSNTLPRDEDMIYEIHQYLAKELPGGAPKIEIIAKHLGLETRTLQRHLKAKGTSFKKILEDTREELAKIHLADMALSINEISYLLGYSEQSVFQRAFQRQTGKTPGVYRRQVKSNM; encoded by the coding sequence ATGAGACGAAAGAAATTGACATTAAATGTATCAACGCGATCTGTAATAGAATTATTAGAGGAAGAAGGAATTGATGTTTCTCCACTCTTAGATAAAGTTGGTTTAACTAGACAAGTCGTTTTTAAAGAAGGCGGATACCTCCCGACAGATTGTGTCCTTGAGTTTGGAGAACTGGCCAGGCAAATCTCTCATGATCCACTACTGCATCTTCATGCGGATCAAAGAATTCCCCTTGGGGCCTATCAAGCTTTAGAATATGTTATTGCAACTTCGGAAACATTAGGTGAAGGTTTTAAAAAACTTGCTGAGTTCATCCATCTTGCAAACACTAGCACTTTAATGAAGATACAGGAAAGGTCAGACCATTACTCTATTCAACTTGAATATCATGAACGACAAGACCTTATTCCACCTACTTTAGTTGAGTACATATTTTGTTCATCTTCTAAAAGAATTCAATCTATGATTGATAACTGGGCCCCGGCAAGTATTCACTTCAGGCACAGGCCTAGGGCACCAATTGAAGAGTACGAAAAGATCATGAATGCAAAGGTTAAATTTGAACAAAATATAAATGAAATTGTAGTGCTTAAATCAGATTGGACTCGAAAAATGAAACGGGCCGATAGTAATTTAGGTACAATTCTCGTTCAATACCTCACAAATCTATCTAATACCCTTCCACGCGATGAGGATATGATCTATGAAATCCATCAATATCTCGCAAAAGAATTGCCAGGAGGGGCCCCAAAAATTGAAATAATTGCAAAACATTTGGGATTAGAAACAAGAACCCTTCAAAGGCATTTAAAGGCAAAAGGAACTAGTTTTAAGAAAATTTTAGAGGATACACGGGAAGAGCTTGCTAAAATTCATCTTGCTGATATGGCCCTTTCGATCAATGAAATTTCTTATCTCTTAGGTTATTCTGAACAAAGTGTTTTTCAAAGGGCATTCCAGAGACAAACAGGAAAAACACCTGGAGTCTACAGACGACAAGTTAAAAGCAATATGTAA
- a CDS encoding helix-turn-helix transcriptional regulator: MENGPKRCFDNIAELVRISRLNHSKRYSQTELSAFLGYKNGQFISNVERGICSIPVKSLKKISDLLGISPEDIKEAVLKDHAQTIDNFFSYYKQQGNVFDSSDIVHTKDGILRESFV, encoded by the coding sequence ATGGAAAATGGGCCAAAGAGATGTTTTGATAATATTGCCGAATTGGTTAGGATTTCACGGCTAAACCACTCAAAACGATATTCTCAAACAGAATTGTCTGCATTTTTAGGCTATAAAAATGGACAATTTATTAGCAATGTAGAAAGGGGCATCTGTAGCATACCTGTTAAGTCATTAAAGAAGATTTCAGACCTTTTAGGTATTTCTCCAGAGGATATAAAAGAAGCGGTTCTTAAAGACCATGCTCAGACAATAGATAACTTTTTTTCTTACTATAAACAGCAAGGCAATGTCTTTGACTCATCAGATATTGTTCATACAAAAGATGGTATATTACGAGAGTCTTTTGTATAA
- a CDS encoding ISL3 family transposase encodes MSLRRIHRYCIPGFDVTDTKEWLDKGFIEIFIKDGREVKQCSRCCHELDAAKVSEHKVKVRTMDIHGFKGYYIFKRTKHRCGNCKKIRTSKIDWISEETPHVTEEYAWWLGRLCEITPVSRAAEFTGNDPMSMWRFDFKRMKRMFQHYKIPKVRRICVDEVYARKKKYHAKESRDKRFFTIICDLDTRRVIWVSESRSKEALNEFFHVMGKERCEEIEVVAADQFDGYKLSVKENCPNAIFVWDRFHIMQTFQNYINSERQWLNEHMCKGEQKRLTRGKFKQLFTKKSDRRTKAENRHIREVMRDNEYFVYLELIKEGMHQIFESASAPEARAKFEEMGEWINQAGIFYELKKWWKTFDDGWDTFRNYFKYPVTSSLSEGINNVIKTIKKRAYGYRNMQYFKLKILQVCGFLNSKWVPMNFQ; translated from the coding sequence ATGAGTTTACGACGTATTCACCGTTACTGCATCCCTGGTTTTGACGTGACAGACACTAAAGAGTGGTTAGATAAAGGCTTTATTGAGATATTTATCAAAGATGGACGTGAAGTTAAACAGTGTTCCAGGTGTTGTCATGAGCTTGATGCAGCCAAAGTTAGCGAGCATAAAGTCAAAGTTCGCACAATGGATATTCATGGTTTTAAGGGATACTACATCTTTAAAAGAACTAAGCATCGATGCGGTAATTGTAAAAAAATTAGAACTTCTAAAATTGACTGGATCTCTGAGGAGACTCCGCACGTAACCGAGGAATATGCTTGGTGGTTAGGACGTCTTTGTGAGATTACTCCAGTCTCTCGGGCCGCTGAGTTCACTGGCAATGATCCTATGAGTATGTGGCGGTTTGATTTTAAAAGAATGAAGCGGATGTTTCAACACTACAAGATCCCAAAGGTCAGGAGGATTTGTGTAGACGAAGTCTATGCCAGAAAGAAAAAGTATCATGCCAAAGAGTCCAGGGATAAACGCTTTTTCACGATAATCTGTGACTTGGACACTAGGAGGGTTATTTGGGTGTCTGAAAGCCGCTCTAAAGAAGCACTTAATGAGTTTTTTCATGTCATGGGAAAAGAGCGCTGTGAAGAGATTGAAGTTGTAGCGGCAGATCAGTTTGATGGATATAAACTTAGCGTGAAAGAGAACTGTCCCAACGCTATTTTTGTATGGGATCGTTTTCATATCATGCAGACGTTTCAAAACTATATTAATAGTGAGAGACAGTGGTTAAATGAGCACATGTGCAAAGGAGAACAAAAGAGACTGACTCGTGGCAAATTTAAACAGTTATTCACTAAAAAATCTGATCGAAGAACAAAAGCTGAGAACCGGCATATTCGGGAAGTCATGAGAGATAATGAATATTTTGTTTACCTAGAACTCATTAAAGAAGGTATGCACCAGATATTTGAATCTGCTTCAGCTCCGGAAGCAAGAGCAAAGTTTGAAGAGATGGGGGAATGGATAAATCAAGCAGGGATCTTCTATGAACTAAAAAAATGGTGGAAAACGTTTGATGATGGATGGGATACATTCAGAAACTACTTCAAATACCCTGTTACCTCATCACTTTCAGAAGGAATAAACAACGTCATCAAAACAATAAAGAAAAGAGCTTATGGTTATAGGAATATGCAGTATTTTAAGCTTAAAATCCTCCAAGTATGCGGATTTTTGAACTCTAAGTGGGTACCAATGAATTTTCAATAA
- the rsgA gene encoding ribosome small subunit-dependent GTPase A, translating to MQAIVLKSAKRNFECLIIENHLNVKAAAFGNLLKSGNIVVGDNVILKQENNEWMIVEILPRKNEIYRMLIRENKKKVVASNCDAMVIINSVSKPEYKRGLLDRFLVRACQWGIKPYVVFNKMDQLDVEGLDIYFEASRLSKLGAKCYDISAKVEDYNNKVLKYGINDLAKDLTGKTAILMGQSGVGKSKTITRLNGGKQVALSADVGKKGKGVHTTTWAEIIDCGSFLFIDSPGIRSYSLDDINPDELLEYFPDLEEIAVTCKFSNCAHQEDSKGCSFWSDKFTENEKLLLHSRLESFCRIKSEISQTPQWAKKY from the coding sequence TTGCAAGCAATTGTTTTAAAATCAGCAAAACGTAACTTTGAATGTTTAATAATTGAAAATCATTTAAATGTGAAAGCTGCCGCATTTGGAAATCTTCTCAAAAGTGGAAATATCGTTGTAGGAGATAACGTCATTCTTAAACAAGAAAATAATGAATGGATGATTGTAGAAATTCTACCACGTAAAAATGAAATTTATCGAATGCTCATTAGAGAAAATAAGAAAAAAGTCGTGGCCAGCAATTGTGATGCCATGGTTATCATAAATTCAGTCTCTAAACCCGAATACAAAAGAGGACTCTTAGACCGTTTTTTAGTACGTGCTTGCCAATGGGGTATCAAACCTTATGTCGTATTTAATAAAATGGATCAGCTTGATGTCGAAGGACTAGATATTTATTTCGAGGCCAGTAGATTGTCCAAACTTGGAGCAAAATGCTACGACATCAGTGCAAAAGTAGAAGACTATAATAATAAAGTGCTCAAGTATGGAATCAATGATCTCGCTAAAGATCTGACCGGAAAGACTGCAATATTGATGGGGCAGTCTGGCGTTGGGAAAAGCAAGACGATCACAAGATTAAATGGTGGGAAACAAGTTGCTTTATCCGCTGATGTAGGCAAAAAAGGCAAAGGTGTTCACACTACAACATGGGCCGAAATCATTGATTGTGGATCTTTTTTATTCATTGATTCCCCTGGAATTCGCTCCTACTCGCTGGATGATATTAATCCAGATGAATTACTCGAGTATTTTCCCGATTTAGAAGAGATTGCTGTTACGTGTAAGTTTAGTAATTGTGCTCATCAGGAAGATTCAAAAGGATGCTCATTTTGGTCAGACAAATTCACCGAAAATGAAAAATTATTACTTCACTCCAGACTTGAGTCATTTTGTCGGATTAAATCTGAAATCTCTCAAACTCCTCAATGGGCCAAAAAATATTGA
- a CDS encoding peptidylprolyl isomerase, giving the protein MFNLGSVKKIDYKENVSKLYAHFQTNHGDFKVELFHDKAPETVWNFVNLAEGRQKTKREGNYFDGLTFHRIIDGFVIQGGCPQGNGRGGPGYKFDNEIHPDLSHGQEGILSMANAGPNTNGSQFFITLNDVSSLDGGYSIFGQVVEGIDIVKSIGKVRTGQSDFPIEKVEIEKVSIERIN; this is encoded by the coding sequence ATGTTTAATTTAGGAAGTGTTAAAAAAATTGATTACAAAGAAAATGTTTCAAAATTATATGCTCATTTTCAAACAAATCATGGAGATTTTAAAGTTGAACTTTTCCACGATAAGGCACCAGAAACGGTTTGGAATTTTGTCAACTTAGCAGAAGGAAGACAGAAAACGAAAAGAGAAGGAAATTACTTTGATGGTTTGACGTTTCATAGAATCATCGATGGCTTTGTTATCCAAGGTGGCTGTCCTCAAGGAAATGGACGGGGAGGCCCTGGATATAAATTTGATAACGAAATTCATCCTGATCTTTCTCATGGACAAGAAGGAATACTTTCAATGGCCAATGCTGGACCAAACACTAATGGCTCACAGTTTTTTATTACTTTAAACGATGTTTCGAGTTTAGATGGTGGATACAGTATATTCGGGCAGGTGGTTGAAGGAATTGATATCGTAAAATCAATTGGAAAAGTACGTACTGGACAGAGTGATTTCCCGATAGAAAAAGTAGAAATTGAAAAAGTAAGTATAGAAAGAATTAATTAA
- a CDS encoding PilZ domain-containing protein produces MTDDVLDFQKKREESIEKKRRNFERILFQSTLGAYSVVDDAGSIHPIQLVDISRDGCLFQVPWDPKQGGQKFQKDTEINIRMYFSKIEYIPVICLVKYSNEYVDESGQVYLRYGAEFDKTTTSFQAMESFIEFLYKFAEHSAIDKGDKKVFFI; encoded by the coding sequence ATGACTGATGATGTGCTAGATTTCCAAAAGAAAAGAGAAGAATCTATTGAGAAAAAAAGAAGAAACTTTGAGAGGATTCTCTTTCAAAGCACCCTGGGAGCATATAGCGTTGTAGATGATGCTGGAAGTATACACCCTATACAATTAGTTGATATCTCAAGAGATGGATGCCTTTTTCAAGTGCCTTGGGATCCTAAACAAGGTGGCCAAAAATTTCAAAAAGATACTGAAATCAATATTAGAATGTACTTTTCAAAAATTGAATATATTCCAGTTATATGCCTGGTAAAATATTCAAATGAGTATGTTGATGAATCCGGCCAGGTTTATCTACGTTATGGCGCCGAATTTGACAAAACAACGACTTCTTTCCAGGCCATGGAAAGTTTTATTGAATTTCTCTACAAGTTTGCTGAACACTCTGCCATTGATAAAGGTGATAAAAAAGTCTTCTTTATTTAA
- a CDS encoding transporter substrate-binding domain-containing protein — protein sequence MFKTVLLCALFTSKLYSQTVTLSTLNWPPFIGNNLKKNGVVAEVVREALKIKGHELKLEFEDWDTSVSRSKSGKTDGLFPEYFDESRRTDFIFSDAFMSSPLVLAVKKGSKVSYSGNISDIEKIKIGVVKGYVNTIDIDTSKKINKTQVASDLANLLKVSGGKIDAAVIDETVAKDIITNIAKQLKDNISFLRPTLEDKMFYIAWSNKGKNQKNLISDFNFGLKTIKKTGLFDKILKEFE from the coding sequence ATGTTTAAGACCGTATTGCTCTGTGCCCTTTTTACTTCTAAATTATATTCCCAAACGGTGACCTTAAGTACTCTTAACTGGCCACCTTTTATTGGTAATAATTTAAAAAAAAATGGAGTTGTAGCTGAAGTCGTCAGAGAAGCACTTAAAATAAAGGGCCATGAACTTAAATTAGAATTTGAAGATTGGGACACATCCGTATCTAGGTCTAAATCTGGCAAAACTGATGGCCTATTTCCAGAATATTTCGATGAGTCAAGAAGAACTGATTTTATCTTTTCAGATGCCTTTATGTCATCCCCCCTCGTTCTCGCAGTCAAAAAAGGGTCCAAGGTTTCCTATAGCGGAAATATTTCAGATATTGAGAAAATAAAGATTGGTGTTGTAAAAGGTTATGTTAATACAATTGATATTGATACATCTAAAAAAATCAACAAAACTCAAGTTGCCAGCGATTTAGCAAATCTTCTTAAGGTAAGTGGAGGGAAGATAGATGCTGCCGTAATAGATGAAACTGTTGCGAAAGACATTATAACAAATATTGCAAAACAACTTAAGGATAACATTTCGTTCTTACGGCCAACACTAGAAGATAAAATGTTTTATATTGCCTGGTCAAATAAAGGTAAAAACCAAAAAAATTTAATTTCTGATTTTAACTTTGGATTAAAAACTATTAAAAAAACAGGACTATTTGACAAAATACTCAAAGAGTTTGAATAG
- the recJ gene encoding single-stranded-DNA-specific exonuclease RecJ → MEIINQRRLQNNSNQTIHPKVIELLARRGLNENQMKDFFSWDLKQLPDLTNIKDIDKSAKRIIQAIENKEKIAIYGDYDVDGTTSCALLYFFFKYFGIEVDLIQPSRFIEGYGIHPPAVEKASSQGVKLLITVDCGITNSQAADRANELGVDLIITDHHHDALPEMPKAFAIVNPNRRDESQDSELKYLAGVGVAFALAIQVKKIWDRTHTPIKSLYELLPFVAIGTVCDLAKLTPMNLKLVRHGLKQIPSTPYCGLKAFFTPEELRSPISSEKLSFHIGPLINSKGRLDHPEKSLKLLIARDPQIAYEHFSHLDVCNNERKFIQNEVFFEAKKQVLSFLNAKTVCLIVYEPHWHEGVIGIVASKLVEEFKMPAIVFCNSETEGVIKASARAAGEMNLFEVLNSQKNLFIKFGGHKAAAGLSMIKENLELFKRNMHVEIQKIPYIMRTKIQSSDLDIEFSDINPNLLQSLNQLEPFGMGNPKPLFRTKKAYIKSFDLLKEKHVRWSFSSTNSLATFKGISFNWVNKWNTMPAEDAYKSSQVESSIDIYYTLGINRFNGNEYIQLMVEDIQSSLN, encoded by the coding sequence ATGGAAATTATAAATCAACGTCGTCTGCAAAATAATTCAAATCAAACAATTCACCCAAAAGTAATTGAGCTCTTGGCTCGTCGAGGATTAAATGAAAATCAAATGAAAGATTTTTTTTCATGGGATCTTAAACAATTGCCAGATCTTACTAATATAAAAGATATCGACAAGTCTGCAAAAAGAATCATTCAGGCCATCGAAAACAAAGAAAAAATAGCAATCTATGGGGACTATGATGTTGATGGAACTACTTCATGCGCCTTGCTTTATTTCTTTTTTAAATATTTTGGAATTGAAGTTGATTTGATTCAACCAAGTCGATTTATTGAAGGTTATGGAATTCACCCACCTGCAGTTGAAAAGGCCAGCTCTCAAGGAGTAAAACTTCTGATTACAGTTGATTGTGGTATTACAAATTCTCAAGCAGCAGATAGAGCTAATGAATTAGGAGTTGACCTCATAATAACGGATCACCACCATGATGCTCTACCTGAAATGCCTAAGGCCTTTGCAATTGTTAATCCAAATAGAAGAGATGAATCTCAAGACTCTGAGCTTAAATATTTAGCAGGTGTTGGTGTCGCTTTTGCTTTGGCCATTCAAGTAAAAAAAATCTGGGATAGAACCCATACGCCAATTAAAAGTCTCTATGAGTTACTCCCATTTGTGGCCATAGGTACAGTCTGTGATCTTGCAAAATTAACTCCAATGAATCTTAAACTTGTACGACATGGTTTAAAACAAATACCTTCAACTCCCTATTGCGGTCTTAAGGCCTTCTTTACTCCTGAGGAGTTGAGGTCCCCTATTTCCAGTGAAAAACTATCATTTCACATAGGCCCTCTTATTAATTCTAAGGGAAGACTGGATCATCCAGAAAAATCTCTCAAACTTCTTATCGCTCGAGATCCACAAATTGCATATGAACACTTCTCACATTTAGATGTTTGCAATAATGAGCGTAAATTTATACAAAATGAAGTTTTTTTTGAAGCAAAGAAACAAGTTCTTTCATTTTTGAATGCTAAAACAGTGTGTTTAATTGTGTATGAACCACATTGGCATGAAGGTGTTATAGGAATTGTCGCTTCAAAATTAGTTGAAGAATTTAAAATGCCGGCCATCGTGTTTTGCAATTCAGAAACTGAAGGCGTAATAAAAGCTTCAGCAAGGGCCGCAGGTGAAATGAATCTTTTTGAAGTTTTAAATTCACAGAAGAACTTGTTTATCAAATTTGGTGGGCATAAAGCGGCAGCAGGGCTTTCGATGATTAAGGAAAATCTTGAGCTTTTTAAACGCAATATGCATGTTGAAATTCAAAAAATTCCCTATATTATGAGAACGAAAATTCAATCTAGCGATCTAGATATTGAATTTAGTGACATCAACCCAAATTTATTACAAAGTTTAAATCAACTAGAACCTTTTGGTATGGGAAATCCTAAACCGTTATTTAGAACCAAAAAGGCCTATATCAAGTCATTTGATCTTCTAAAAGAAAAACATGTCAGATGGAGTTTTTCATCAACTAACTCACTGGCAACTTTCAAGGGAATTAGTTTCAATTGGGTAAACAAATGGAATACAATGCCAGCTGAAGATGCTTATAAAAGTTCTCAAGTTGAAAGTTCAATTGATATCTATTACACATTAGGAATTAACCGTTTTAATGGAAACGAATATATCCAACTAATGGTCGAAGACATTCAATCTTCTCTTAATTAA
- a CDS encoding radical SAM protein — protein MKKYKRVYIEITNVCNLKCSFCPIDERQKQFMKLKDFESVLFQVAPISEQICLHLMGEPLAHPNFNEILNICEQFDTQIQLTTNGLLLRKHQQTILGSPIIRQVNFSLQSYMDNFPSKPLEEYLELIYNFIVLAFEHRPELYLNMRLWNIDDLDSLENTPIFEFFEKKFDIQINRNLELAKIKSKKLRGRLYLHFDSRFKWPRLENEFQSKSGRCNGLIDHFAIHADGTVVPCCLDDQKVINLGNVLEDSIDSILNSTRAKSIQQGFKNNQLIEQLCQKCTYICRFNKKS, from the coding sequence ATGAAAAAGTATAAACGCGTCTATATTGAAATAACCAATGTCTGCAATTTAAAGTGCTCTTTTTGTCCCATTGATGAACGACAAAAACAATTTATGAAACTCAAGGATTTTGAGTCAGTTCTATTTCAGGTTGCTCCAATCTCAGAACAAATTTGTCTACACCTTATGGGTGAGCCTCTGGCCCACCCAAATTTCAATGAAATTTTAAATATATGTGAACAATTTGATACTCAAATTCAACTCACAACAAATGGACTGCTATTGAGAAAACATCAGCAAACTATTCTCGGCTCTCCTATTATAAGACAAGTGAATTTCTCTCTACAAAGTTATATGGATAATTTCCCATCAAAACCTCTGGAAGAATACCTTGAGCTTATTTACAACTTTATAGTCTTAGCATTTGAACATAGACCAGAGCTATATTTAAATATGCGCCTTTGGAATATTGACGACCTTGATTCACTAGAAAATACCCCGATATTTGAATTCTTCGAGAAAAAATTTGATATTCAAATCAATAGAAATCTTGAACTTGCAAAAATTAAATCAAAAAAACTACGAGGACGTTTATATCTACACTTTGATTCACGTTTCAAGTGGCCTAGACTTGAGAACGAATTTCAATCAAAATCTGGTAGATGTAATGGTCTTATAGATCATTTTGCTATTCATGCTGACGGAACAGTCGTACCTTGTTGTCTTGATGATCAAAAGGTTATTAATCTAGGAAATGTTCTAGAAGATTCAATAGATTCAATTTTAAATTCAACTAGAGCGAAATCTATACAACAAGGATTCAAAAATAATCAATTAATAGAACAGCTATGCCAAAAGTGCACTTACATTTGTAGATTTAATAAAAAATCTTAA